The following is a genomic window from Rhodomicrobium lacus.
ATGCGCGCTTCGCTGAGCGCGCGTCGCGATTCCGTCTGGATGGACTGCAGCCAGTCCTTCTTCAACTGCGTGGTGTCGATCTGGTAGAGAAGATGCGTGCCGCCGCGAAGGTCGAGGCCGAGCGGCATGCGGGGAAGCTGTGCCCAGGAGGGCAGGCTTTCATAGGTCGAGATCGGAATCACGTTCGGCAGCGCGAAGATGACCGACGCGACGGATATGAGAATCGTCGCCACCGCGCCCCAGCGCGAAAAATGCAACGTGAATGCGCTCATCGACCCTGTTCCCCTTGATGCGCTGCGTGTTCGGCCGGCTGCTTAGGCGGCTGTCTTGTCGCCGTTCGCCCCGGATTCGGCTGGCGCGTCTTCCTTGTCCTTCGACGTGTCGCCCTTCACCGGCTCGCCCTTGCCGCGAACGTCGGTGATCGTCGCCTTCAGCACCCGCACCTGCACGCCGTCGGCGATTTCGACCTTCAGTTCGCCATCGGTGCCGATCCGCACGACCTTGCCGATGATGCCGCCCGCCGTCACGACCGTATCGCCGCGCTTCACCGCATCCAGCATCGCCTGATGCTCTTTCATCCGCTTCTGCTGCGGACGGAACACCAGCAGATAGAAGATGACGAAGACGAGGATGAGCGGGAACAGCATGCCGAAAATGTCGCCGGCTCCGGCGCCAGGCGCTTGGGCGTATGCGGGAGAGATCATCGAGAGGACTCCGTGATGTGCGGAAAGAATGGGCGCGAGCCTTTTCGCGCGGAAGGTCGTGGCTTTCTTATAATGGCTTGCCCTGATATGGCAACTTCTGCGCCGTTGCGTCCGTGGCTAAATAGCGCATAGTTTCACGTTCTTCCACATCGGCGCGCGGACCTTGCGCTTTTTTCATCCACAACCGCGACCTCACACCATGCCCCAGACACCGCACCCCCTGGAACCGCTTCTCATCCGCATCGCGGAGGCGATGGAGCGCCTTGCACCGCCGGAAGGCGGCAAGGAAACCTTTGCTGCCGCGGATGCCTTCGTGTGGCAGGCCGAGGGGAGCCGCTTCCTCGCGGTTCGCCGCGTGAACCGCACGCCGATCGCGCTTCTCAAGGGCGTCGACCGCGTGCGCGACAAGCTGCTCGACAATACGGAAAACTTCGCGCGCGGGCTTCCCGCCAACAACGCGCTGCTCTGGGGGGCGCGCGGCATGGGCAAAAGCTCGCTCGTGAAAGCGGTGCATGCTGAGGTGGCCGCGAAGCTTGCCGCCAACGGCGCGTCGGCGCTGAAGCTTGTCGAAATCCACCGCGAGGACATCGAGAGCCTTCCGCGCTGCCTGTCGCACATGCGCGAAAGCCCGCATCGCTTCATCGTGTTCTGCGACGACCTGTCCTTCGACGCGGACGATACGGCTTACAAGTCGCTCAAGGCGGTGCTCGAAGGCGGCGTCGAGGGGCGCCCGCAGAACGTGCTGTTCTATGCCACGTCGAACCGCCGCCACCTGATGGCGCGCGAGATGGTGGAGAACGAGCGCTCGACCGCGATTCATCAGGGCGAGGCCGTGGAAGAGAAGGTTTCGCTCTCGGATCGATTCGGCCTTTGGCTCGGCTTCCACAACTGCTCGCAGGCCGATTATCTCGCGATGGTCGAGGGCTATGTCGCGCATCACGGCCTGACCATCGCACCGGAGGATCTGAAGGCGCAGGCGCTCGAATGGGCGATGACGCGAGGCTCGCGCTCGGGCCGCGTGGCGTGGCAGTTCGTGCAGGATCTGGCGGGGCGGCTCCAGCAGACGCTTGACTGACATACGGCGGGAACACGCGCGGGCTTCGGCGCTTCTCCGTTTATGGAGAATGCCGACGAACTCGATTGCATCGTGATTGGCGGCGGCCCGGCGGGGCTGACGGCGGCGCTCTATCTCGCACGCTTCGAGCGGCGTTTCGTCGTTATCGACAAGGGCGAACCGCGCGCAGCCCTCATCCCGGAAAGCCACAACGTGCCGTTTTTCGCGCAAGGCGTCGGCGGCGTGGAGATGTTGCGCCGCGCGCGAGACCATGCCGAGACATACGGCGCGCGCATCCTGTCCGGCGAGGCGACGACGCTCGCCATGAAGGGCGACGGTTTCGCGGTCGGCTTTCGCCACCGGGATGGCGAGGAGACGCTTCGCGCGCGATTCGTGCTGCTGGCGAGCGGCGTGGTGGACATTCCGCCGAGGCTTGCCGACGCCGATGCGGCGGTTCTCTCCGGTCTCGTGCGCTATTGCCCGATCTGCGACGGCTATGAGGCGAAGGGCAAGCGGGTGGGGGTGATCGGGCGCGGAGCCTGCGGGCTCGGGGAAGCGAAGTTCATCGCGAGCACCTGGAGCGCGGAGGTCACTCTGCTTTCGCTCGACGAGCCGCTGGTGCCGGAACGCGCCGAACAAAGCACGCTCGCCGAGCACGACGTCGATTTCGTGCCGATACCGATCCGCACG
Proteins encoded in this region:
- the yajC gene encoding preprotein translocase subunit YajC, with the protein product MISPAYAQAPGAGAGDIFGMLFPLILVFVIFYLLVFRPQQKRMKEHQAMLDAVKRGDTVVTAGGIIGKVVRIGTDGELKVEIADGVQVRVLKATITDVRGKGEPVKGDTSKDKEDAPAESGANGDKTAA
- a CDS encoding ATP-binding protein — translated: MPQTPHPLEPLLIRIAEAMERLAPPEGGKETFAAADAFVWQAEGSRFLAVRRVNRTPIALLKGVDRVRDKLLDNTENFARGLPANNALLWGARGMGKSSLVKAVHAEVAAKLAANGASALKLVEIHREDIESLPRCLSHMRESPHRFIVFCDDLSFDADDTAYKSLKAVLEGGVEGRPQNVLFYATSNRRHLMAREMVENERSTAIHQGEAVEEKVSLSDRFGLWLGFHNCSQADYLAMVEGYVAHHGLTIAPEDLKAQALEWAMTRGSRSGRVAWQFVQDLAGRLQQTLD
- a CDS encoding NAD(P)/FAD-dependent oxidoreductase encodes the protein MENADELDCIVIGGGPAGLTAALYLARFERRFVVIDKGEPRAALIPESHNVPFFAQGVGGVEMLRRARDHAETYGARILSGEATTLAMKGDGFAVGFRHRDGEETLRARFVLLASGVVDIPPRLADADAAVLSGLVRYCPICDGYEAKGKRVGVIGRGACGLGEAKFIASTWSAEVTLLSLDEPLVPERAEQSTLAEHDVDFVPIPIRTLVRVGDGIEALGYDGAVHRFDIVYSAIGCDYRSGLAKALGAAVNEAGALKVAAHAETTVPGLYAAGDVTEGLNQIVVGMGQAARAATHIHNRL